In Prunus dulcis chromosome 2, ALMONDv2, whole genome shotgun sequence, a single genomic region encodes these proteins:
- the LOC117618104 gene encoding uncharacterized protein LOC117618104 → MASTCRLCVLVIVSVFLLGFSALFVYILYGLVCITGTSITKSHGSPDKCVPSACGTINNIISPFRLANDTNQSNCTNWDYYYYNLYCDNNLTVLTINRGKYYVQAINYDNFTIRVVDPGIRNNDFSFIPRYSLSIYNLTSHLQLASSTTPITFFKCAKAVNSSAMSTYNYVKQGSITASDMEDGCRIEWTTLMSKSFLYETDRNFSYHDIHNALGYGFELQFRFLKARYKLGL, encoded by the coding sequence ATGGCAAGCACTTGCAGATTATGTGTTCTCGTTATAGTAAGTGTATTCTTGCTTGGTTTTAGTGCGTTGTTTGTCTATATTCTTTATGGTTTAGTGTGTATAACTGGTACATCAATTACGAAGAGCCATGGGAGCCCTGATAAGTGCGTCCCGTCTGCCTGCGGTACCATCAACAACATAATCAGCCCCTTTCGACTAGCCAACGATACAAATCAAAGCAACTGCACGAACTGGGATTACTACTACTACAACCTCTATTGTGACAACAACCTCACAGTATTGACAATAAATCGGGGAAAATACTATGTGCAGGCAATCAACTACGACAACTTCACAATCCGAGTTGTAGATCCTGGCATTCGCAACAATGACTTCTCCTTCATCCCCCGTTATTCGCTTTCCATTTACAACTTAACTTCTCATCTTCAATTAGCATCAAGTACAACACCTATAACTTTCTTCAAGTGTGCAAAAGCAGTGAACTCGTCTGCGATGAGTACGTATAATTATGTCAAGCAAGGGAGTATAACGGCATCAGATATGGAGGACGGGTGCAGAATAGAGTGGACGACTTTGATGAGTAAGTCGTTCTTGTACGAAACGGACAGAAACTTTTCTTATCATGACATACATAACGCACTGGGGTATGGCTTTGAGCTTCAATTCCGCTTTCTCAAGGCCCGCTACAAATTAGGTTTGTGA